The DNA sequence TCTACCAAGCCCGAACCCAGATCCGTCCAACACTGGAGTCTACAATGGCCATCTTGCAACTCGAAGACAGTTCGGTTTACACTCATCTCAGCGACATTACACGGAAACTTGCAGCTCTAAATATTCAGGTGAAACGCTTGCCCTTGGGGAGTAACTCCTATATCGGGGAATTACTGGCACAAGACATTCTTAGCCTTGCTGAAAAAGAGGAGATATTAGCTGGTTTCGATCGCTACTTTGTTCAATTCCAGCGCAGATTTGGTTATAAATGGCGTGAATTGACAGTTTTGCATCCAGGTTCGCCCTATCTTTGGGCCCTGATAACGCAATTCGATCGCTGCCACACTCACGCAGACGAGGAAGCACTCTATATCCTTTCTGGAGAGTGCGTTTTCGGGTTTGTGCTTCCTGATGGTAGGCAAGCAGAATTAATTG is a window from the Aerosakkonema funiforme FACHB-1375 genome containing:
- a CDS encoding cupin domain-containing protein translates to MAILQLEDSSVYTHLSDITRKLAALNIQVKRLPLGSNSYIGELLAQDILSLAEKEEILAGFDRYFVQFQRRFGYKWRELTVLHPGSPYLWALITQFDRCHTHADEEALYILSGECVFGFVLPDGRQAELIVEAEEFINVPSGTEHWFRPTGLLHFKAVRYFTSVGGWTPQYTDTKIHFHKPVARRYPGDCP